The Candidatus Poribacteria bacterium genomic sequence AGCACCTGCAACGGCGTTCACCATCGATAGCCCCCCGACACAATAGGTGACACAAGCCGCACCCATGCCTTTTATCCGCGCGTAGGCATCCGCTGCATAGCCTGCTGCGTCCTCGCGCGTCATGCCGATGTGCTGAATTGAACTCTGTTCAATAAGGTTATAGAACCGCAGCACATAATCGCCGGGGATGCCGAAGATATGTTCAATGTCGTAGCTCTCCAGTTTTCTGATTAGATATTCGCCGATGGTTGGGGGTCTGTTGAACATGAGAGCACCTCGTTGTGTGTAATTGTTTTTAGTAGTTTATCGTATTGCACCGTTATTAGCACGGCTCGGGGTTTATGATTGTTTCAGTTTTTCGATTTCTGTTGCTGTGAGACCCGTTGTTCGTGTAATAACGTCGGTGCTTATGCCTTCGCTAATCAGTGCGCGTGCAATATCTTCCTTTTCTTTCTGCCTCACATCTATGAGAGTATCTTCCCAAGACTCTTCATCTTTGAGGACCCTGCGCTCCGCTGGTGAGATGTTGTCCCGTTTAACCGCCTCAATCACCCTCTCGAAAATTGGGGAGTTGTAGTGGCTTTCATCTATCTCACCATCAAGGGAATCCAACACGAGTTCCAACCACGTTTTGATGCCAGATGGCGTTTTTTCATTAACCATACGTGGCACTACAAACACAAGTTGATGCGGATAGACTTCGACTTTACGGCTAAATTCGTTGATTGGATTGAAATCTGTGATGGCAACACTAAAGTCAATTTCGCTCTCACTATACGGACTTGTTAGGACGACAATTGTGTAAACTGTCCGATCAAACTGGTACGCTTTGCTGTTTTTTACCTGTTCGACGAGGTTAATAAGATGATAATATAGGAAACGGTCATAGAAGTGTCGCTCTTTGACATGTTGTATCTCAACGACAATACGAGATTCCTGGTCCTCAGCAAACAGATCGTATTCAATATCAACCTGCCCAATGGGTTCAAGGAATTTGTAGCCGCGATGTACCTCATCGGTATGGAATTTGATACCTAAGACATCTTCGGCAAATTGACAGAAGATCTCTGGTTGGCTGAACGCTTTTTTAAAAGCGGTGTCGTATCTTAAGGGGATAACTTGCGTCATTTTGTCTTCCTTTTTATAAAATTACATCTCATCACCAAATAAATTTCAGACGGGTTCCTTCCGTGTTTTTTCTATTAAGTAACCTAAGTTGCCACCTGTTTGTGTACATAGCACTCCGCTGGAGTGCAAGAAGTTGTGGACCCCAGTTTCTATAGATATACCACCCCGCTGGGGTGCGGAAAACACCTAAACCCCTCGTTGGAACGTTCAGAATTTGTTAGTAGCAACTTGGGTTATTAAGTATTTCCCCGACTTAAGTCTATCAAGTGCGAATTCGTAATATGCTGGCACGATCTCGAAGCCTATGTAATGCCGTCCCTTCATTTTGCTGACAACAGCA encodes the following:
- a CDS encoding PD-(D/E)XK nuclease family transposase; the protein is MTQVIPLRYDTAFKKAFSQPEIFCQFAEDVLGIKFHTDEVHRGYKFLEPIGQVDIEYDLFAEDQESRIVVEIQHVKERHFYDRFLYYHLINLVEQVKNSKAYQFDRTVYTIVVLTSPYSESEIDFSVAITDFNPINEFSRKVEVYPHQLVFVVPRMVNEKTPSGIKTWLELVLDSLDGEIDESHYNSPIFERVIEAVKRDNISPAERRVLKDEESWEDTLIDVRQKEKEDIARALISEGISTDVITRTTGLTATEIEKLKQS